Part of the Nicotiana sylvestris chromosome 2, ASM39365v2, whole genome shotgun sequence genome, gatgtattaggatctaagacaacattattgatggagaagaatgaagaaagatattgtgggatttgtagctcggtgtctcaattgtcagcaggtgaaatatgagcatcagagaccgggtagctcttcagcagatggatattcccgagtggaagtgggagagatggactttgtagttggacttccacggactttgaagaagttcgatgttatttgggtgattgtggatcggttgagcGAGTCCgggcacttcattcctatgtgtactacttattcttcagagcggttggaagagatctatatctgggagattgttcggttgcatggtgtcccaatttccatcattttagataggggcactcagtttacatcgcagttttggaggtctgtgtagcgagagttgggtactcaggttgagttgagcacagctttacaccctcagacggacgggcagtccgagcgcactattcagatattggaggacatgttgcgtgcttgtgtcattgatttcggagggtcatgggatctgTTTCTACCGCTTACAGAGTTTGCTTATAGCAACAGCtatcaatcgagtattcagatggctctatataaGGCTTTGTATAGGAGGTGATGTAGATCtatagttggttggttcgagcccggtaaggctaggctattaggtacagacttggtgcaggatgccttagaaaaggtgaagctgattcaggagaggcttcgtacagtgcagtcgagacaaaagagctatgctgatagaaaggttcaggatgtgtcctacatggttggtgagaaggttttgttgaaggtttcgcccatgaagggtgttatgagatttggaaagaaagggaaattgagtcctcggttcattggacattttgaggtgcttcggatgattgaggaggtggcttatgagcttgctttgctgcctagtttgtcgagtgtgcatctggtatttcatgtttcaatgctccggaagtatattggagatccgtctcatgttttagatttcagcacgattcagttggatgatgatttgacttatgatgtggagctagtagctagtttggatcgtcaggttcgaaagttgaggtcaaaggatatagcttcggtaaaagtgcagtggagagtcGGTCCATGGagaaggctacttgggagaccgagtgggagatgcagagcagatatccttactTGTTTGAGgcctcaggtatgtttcttgactcgttcgaggatgaacatttgtttaagttggggaggatgtgacgacccggacagtcgtctcatgagttaccgctctattttccctatttctactttgttatgctttgtttatccgtgttatgtggtatcgggttggtcggatcgatttcggaaaggatttggtaacgtttgagacacttagtctttttagagtgagtttaagttggaaaagtcaatcggatgttgacttatgtgttagagggctcagatgtgagttccgatagtttagttagcttcgggaggtgatttgtgacttaggagcatgatcagaatgaattttgaaggttcgtagtagatttaggcttgaattgacgaagttgatattttgacgatttccggttggcaggcgagattttgatataggggtcggaatggaattccgagagttgcaatagttccgttgagtcatttgggatgtgagtgaaaaattttaagtcattcggacatggtttggttggttttttttatcaaaagcagaatatagaagtttttgaaaaattaggcttgaatccgatgtgttttggtcgatttgatgttgtttgaggtgttttgaagattggtacaagtttgaatagggttttgggatatgttggtgcctttggttgaggtcccgggggcctcgggtgatttcggatgggTGACGGGGAGTTGAGATGTTGTTGAAGCTGCTGAAATTTTCtacttctggtatttctgcacaTGCGGATTGGGGATCGTAGGTGCGATCTCGCAGATGCGGGGAAAGAAACCACAGAAGCGGAATTTAGCTGGGGAGTCAGGAAATCGCAGAAGCAGTTAATGGACCGCACCTGCAATGGCGCAGGTACGGCtgatgcatcgcagatgcggattgGGGCCGAGTTAATaaaaaaccgcagaagcggttagatGTCTACAAATgcgtaccgcagaagcggtggacTGGTCGCAGATACAAAAATCCCCGGACCAGAGGGTATATATTGTCTTCTTCgcaaaattttgctaagtttatcatttttgtagatgggaaagaggctaaggcataggatttcgagaggaatcaaaggatatcagttggattcgacgcgagtggaggccgattagaGGGGAAAAGgtgtcgcggagtagtattttcaacggtttgaggtaagtaaccattgtaaatctggaactgagggtacaaaccccggtatttgacttgttttgataaatgtggTGACACACATGCTGGGTGACGAGCTTGTGGacatgcaccggtagggattgtgacttggtccgtcccgtagcgattattaagccgcgtatttgattttgaaatattatattattccgtattttggatatttatactgtattatgggttgtatgccatgtgtggggccttgtgccgacctgtagaaacccttaggggcattttgactgtttttcctcactttacttgctaaaaacatatcctcagtcatgttttacctgtttaaatatttaaaactggttttatatttccacttctaattgtgaggactgtttgggctgagttccctaatttctattgttgtgcccgagaggttgTGAGGCTTGCTGTTATTTCTATCGTTGTCATGCTCACCACCTCTGATTTCCCCTCCATCACCGCCTTCTGCTACCTTGTAGCTACTGTTGGATTACAGATCATATGGATCTTCACTCTTGCTATTGCCGATGTATATGCAATTTTGAACTTTTGGTCTCTGGCTTCTTGATAGCTGGTTGCAGTGCTCCCCTTTTGCAGTCAGGCCACCTTAACTTCTCTTATATGTAAATCAGTACATTTCAGTTTGGTCACATTTTCGTGAGGAATAACCTCTTTGTTGACAAAGTTAATGTAGAAGAACTATGTCAAAATTTAGGCCCAACATCGATTTTCAAGAGTTAAATAGATCTTCAAGCTTGGGTGACTATATCTAGAAGTTGTGTTGAGTTATGTGCCAAAAAAAatccctaaccctattatttcctctaccacatttaaggaatgatcatatttaaagctcaagaGAAGAAAATTCAAATTAATGAAAAACAGAATTAGCCGTGGTgatatattttgtttttttataccgttggagtgttggtggcatatatttgatcccttactttagttttgTTGCATGggcttgttgacacaatttttatattataaacgGTGTTTGCcgtattttagcttctttttgtccatattggTTAGGCGTatttatagcgatatactttccgtggaatcccgtaaattttcttattggtgtaatcgataaccgaatcgataagccccaaaaatcaataaatcgaaatcgaaaaaattgaaaccttattgaaacaataacgataagcatatgtataaatcgataatcgataagtaattatcgataagggtcaaaatcgaatcgataaatcaaATGCACACCCCTACCTGTGCCTGCACTGGGACTTGAGGCTGCTCTAAGACctgaggctggctagaggaacctccctgcgggtcctccaactcaaTCACTGCATCATCCATCTATGGGATCACCCTCCTCCTCTTTGGTGCCCTCTGCATCTCTTGCTCCTTCTCCGGCTCAGTCTGAGCTGCTGGAGGCTGCTCATGCACCAATGGCCCAATGGTAGATGATCAACAGCCTTAATCTTCTCCACTTCTACCCTCAACTCCTTTGATGCTCGAGTCTTTCTCAGTTTCTTTGTCTCCTTTGCCAGCTTATTCAATGCCTTCCCATGAGTACCTACAGCCTCCAATATCAACTGCtggttctccaggagcttcttctggttgttcAGAAGCTCTTTGAGAGTCTCCTCCACTGAAGCTAGAACCTGTGGCTGTAGGGGTACGGACTGGGCTGCCACCGAGCTAGGAAACACAGATAGCTTAGAAGTAGCTggctgcatccagttgttgatactggcaagTGTTTGGCTCAAACAATGGGCAGTCAATAGGTAAGTTGAGGATGAGGGGATATCTAGAGCAGTGACAGTAGAGGGTCCTGAGGCAATATCTGGTGTGGCTGAGGGAGGTTGAGAAAAAGTGACTACTACTattactggctcttcagactggccagtagaagtagtGGCTTTACCTTTAGGATCTTTGGCTTTGGGGTTGTCATCAGCCTTGAGGTTGTACCATGAAAAGGGCATCTTTGGTTTCACCTTCACATCAAACATCCTTTTCTCCACATCCTAGTCCTCGAAGTACATTGtcaggaaatttgggaaggggtaTGATTTATCACCTTCATTGACCACCCTtgtgatcaccctagacataaCATTCCCGATGTTCATAGGGTACCCCGCCATAATAGAAGCCACCAATATCGGCCGGGAGACAGGTAGAGAGTTCTCATAGGTAGTGGGGTCCAGCCTGCTGCATACAAAAGTCTCCCACCCCTTTGCCTCAGTTTTTCTCATAATTTGAACCCCTGATGTCAACCAAGCTAGGGTGGTGCCCGGGAGTGCCAGGTATTCTGCTAACCACGGACGGGCTGCCTCATCCAATGCTACCTTTTCTATGTATAATGATTCATCTTCCTCCGgaaagcccaggtagtcattaATTGTCTTCCCATCAAACTTCACAGTCAAAttccgcaccttagtcactttagtgccctttttgatgtgggtaGCATTAGcgtagaactccttgactaagtgctcatttgcatcccAAACTTTGCTTATAAACTATTTCCAGCTCAGtctctctctgaattgcctctTCACATTAGGGTTGTGAGGCAGAAGGTCCCTCTCAATGAAATTTCGCTCAAGAATCAATTTCCTCTGGGGTCACCACTCTCGAAACTTGTGGTATGCAATCTCACTAACAAATCTCCTTTGCCATGCCTTCGGGTTTCTAGTTCTTTCCACCCCCTTGTTTGGGGTTCtcccccttcttcttcttcatcaatgACCGGTGTTGAAGCTGTGGGTGATGTAGATGTTGCACTATCACTGCTctctgctgagccctcagacgacttagAAGAAACTTGAACTAAAGTTTGAGCAGTAGGAGAGGCCGGAGGTGTAGGCATATATCTCAATCTAAACCTCCCCCGGAAGTCAGGTACATACTCCAGCACTTAATCAGACTCAGATGCCTCCTGGGAGGGCACATACTAACTTCCCTCTgaatgggaagcagctctatcTGCAGCCTTTATTTGTTTCCTGGTTTCCCCAATTGCTTTTCGGACTTGGGGGGTCAATTTGATCATTTCTCGTTCCCTACCCCGAGAGgactctccttttcctttctGTTTTCACCACCTCCTCTTGATTTAACCATTGTTTGCAAGTGGAATTCAATTAAAGTTTGTTAGTATCACAGTACCAGAAGAAACAATGAAGAGTATGACTGAAAACAgctgaccgcggaccgcataaaaagcaTTGCGGCCATAAAGGCACCACTGTAATCGCATAAAATAGCACCGCGGACCTCAGTGGGGTAGGactcagactacccactctctgaataagGTCACCACGAACCGCGAAAAATTGCATCGCGGCAGCAGTGAAGCACCACGGACTGCGAATAATCAACCGCGACCGCGGTCCTTAAAATTGGCCTCTCTGAAGTTTACCACCGCAGACCGCGGAAAAACACATCGCGGTCGTGAAGAGGCACCGCGGACCGTGAAAAATCAACCGTGGTCGAGGTAAGCATTACGCAGCAACACAAACCTACGGTTTCAAATTTTTGCACATTTTAGCCTTAATCCACATATTATTAACCCACTAGGTAGTTAATCACCATGTTCGACTAATTAACCCTAATCTAAACAACATTATGTAACCCTCAGTAAAAAAATTGAAAGagaaagggaagaagaagaagtatgAACTAACAAAGTAAaagagaataaaacaaaattaaagactAGGGAAAGATTTGAAGTACCAGAGATGAGATGCAATACATATGACTGAGAATCAGTGTTTGAATTTGTGCACTTAGGGTAGTGATGAACAGTACTTTATCTTTTTAGAGAGCAAATGAGCGAAAAGTTTAAAAGGAGGCCTGAGGTCCTATTTATAAAAAAAGGACCTGGGACCCACGCTACTTACCACCGCGGAATGCATATAATGCACCGTGGTTTGCGGTAATTAAACCCAAGAGGCACTGGCAAGGACTGCACCGCAAACCGTAGAAAATgctccgcggccgcggtagggcaccgcggaccgcgaaaaatGCATTGCAGCCGCGGTGAAAACTTTAGAGAACCTCCACTTTTGGCCATTTAGCACTGTGGACTGCAATGAAATTTTGCCCCCGTGATAAGGCCATTGCGGCCGCAAAAAATGCAATGCGTCAGTAGTCCAAATTTTAGAGAGTGCaacattttttctaattttgtcctgcactgcatcaaaacaaccctacacacatctcacaaccagttagtccaaaagtaaatcctacactaaaaagaaaatcaaagaaaaacggaaagaaagacacatgggttgcctcctaagaagcgcctgatttaatgtcgcggcacgacgcaggttacaatcaaatcactttagatggatcagtgccaccacgtggctgtcatcaatcttgccaagaaagtgcttgactctgtgcccattaactctgaagatctcTCCATTTTTGTTCAAGTGCACCAAATGGAATCAcaagcaccacttcaaaaggtccactccatttcgacttaagctttcccggaaacagacgtaaccaagaattgaacaagagaacaaAATCACccattttgaactcctttccaggagcatacttgtcatgaaggtacttcatcttgtccttgtacaaggacgaactggagtaggcatgaaatagGAATTCATCAACTTCATGAAGCTACTCCATACAAAGATTTGCTGCcatatcccattcaagatttagcttcctcaaagcccacatggccttgtgctctaactcaaccggtagatggcaagctttcccaaataccaaccggtacggagacataccatcagagtcttgtaagcagtcctataagcccatagagcatcatccaatttctttgaccaatcggtcctatttgcattgaccgtctttgataatatactcttgatttccctgtttgagactttaACTTGGCCACTctcttgaggatgataaggagtagaaactttgtgattgacaccatactttgcaagcaaagtgtcaaaagctctattgcaaaaatgaaaCCCCCATCActtttgattgctcgaggagtgccaaacctagtaaaaatactCTTattgagaaacgcaacaacactccgggcctcattattgggtaaagccacgacctcaacccactttgaaacatagtcaactgccactagaatgtatgtgttGCCACATGAACTAACAAACAGGCCCATGAAATAAgttccccacacatcaaaaagATCAACTTCGAGAatagtattgagaggcatctcatccttcttcgaaattccacccgctctttgacatttgCCGCCTCTCTttacaagttcacttgcatccttgtacaAAGTTGGCTAGTAAAACACACAACTAAGAACCTTTGAAGAtgtcctcgccccaccatgatgaccaccatagggggaggaat contains:
- the LOC138885275 gene encoding uncharacterized protein, which translates into the protein MVEEGIVLGHKISKHGIEVEKAKFEVISKLLPPTSVKGVRSFLGHAWFYRRFIKDFSNVVNPLCKLLEKDAKFVFNEECMIAFELLKYKLTTTSTITASNWSFPFELMCDASDVSVGEVLGQRVNKMFNSVYYASKIMNDAQMNYTVTEKELLAIVFTMEKFRPYLMGAKPTLYKDASELVKRGGKCQRAGGISKKDEMPLNTILEVDLFDVWGTYFMGLFVSSCGNTYILVAVDYVSKWVEVVALPNNEARSVVAFLNKSIFTRFGTPRAIKSDGGFIFAIELLTLCLQSMVSITKFLLLIILKRVAKLKSQTGKSRLHEVDEFLFHAYSSSSLYKDKMKYLHDKYAPGKEFKMGDFVLLFNSWLRLFPGKLKSKWSGPFEVVLVIPFGALEQKWRDLQS